In Deinococcus roseus, a genomic segment contains:
- a CDS encoding septum formation initiator family protein, which yields MTKRPPILMILLSVLAGLGIIQMTVLIGYSIYRTVEFHQQIRELEARVTLLKQDVADLSNMRQKSFDPEFLRQLARCQGYVGEKEEVFVDQKAVQGVNEAECRLPVLRP from the coding sequence GTGACGAAACGCCCTCCCATCCTGATGATCCTTCTGAGTGTTCTCGCCGGGCTGGGCATCATCCAGATGACGGTGCTGATCGGGTACAGCATCTACCGCACCGTGGAGTTTCACCAGCAGATCCGGGAACTCGAAGCCAGGGTGACCCTGCTGAAACAGGATGTGGCAGACCTCAGCAACATGCGCCAGAAATCTTTTGATCCCGAGTTCCTGCGCCAGCTTGCCCGCTGCCAGGGCTACGTGGGAGAAAAAGAAGAGGTTTTTGTGGACCAGAAGGCCGTTCAGGGCGTGAACGAAGCCGAGTGCAGGTTGCCTGTGCTCAGGCCCTGA
- a CDS encoding M20/M25/M40 family metallo-hydrolase yields MLADLVRIAQTPAPSHQEHQRAALIASMWKELGFKPEQDEVGNVFLKLGPLAGKALLLSAHLDTVFGFDVPHVVQEKNGRLVGPGVGDNSASLTVLTQFLKTLKVDQLRRPLWVLANVGEEGLGDLKGIKHFLQHHHQGIHRYIALDGYLGMVVTQTVGSKRYRVSFKTPGGHSWGDNTPSAVHALGAAIAQLYAMQIPREPRTTLNVGTVSGGTSVNTIAGHAEFLLDLRSLDVHNLTHLEARALDVIRNAAREVGAHVELDRVGNRPAGDLQNQDLVRLIKMAGSRQDLEFRQVASSTDANAAVTYGIPAVAMGVYLGGNAHRPDEWVQPSSLKVGLGLLQHVVDSWERLMP; encoded by the coding sequence GTGCTAGCCGACCTTGTGCGCATTGCCCAGACCCCTGCCCCTTCCCACCAGGAACACCAGCGGGCGGCCCTGATTGCCTCCATGTGGAAAGAACTGGGGTTCAAACCCGAGCAGGACGAGGTGGGAAATGTTTTCCTGAAACTCGGTCCCTTGGCGGGGAAAGCCCTGCTGCTGAGTGCGCACCTGGACACGGTGTTTGGTTTCGATGTGCCCCATGTGGTGCAGGAGAAAAATGGTCGTCTGGTTGGTCCCGGAGTCGGAGACAACAGCGCCAGCCTGACTGTATTGACCCAGTTTCTGAAGACCCTGAAAGTGGACCAGTTGCGCAGGCCCCTGTGGGTGCTGGCCAACGTGGGAGAGGAAGGTCTGGGGGACCTCAAGGGCATCAAGCACTTCCTGCAGCACCACCATCAGGGCATCCACCGTTACATTGCCCTGGATGGGTACCTGGGGATGGTGGTCACCCAGACGGTGGGGTCCAAGCGGTACCGGGTCAGCTTCAAAACCCCCGGAGGGCATTCCTGGGGGGACAACACACCTTCTGCTGTGCATGCGCTGGGGGCAGCCATTGCCCAGCTTTACGCCATGCAGATTCCCCGTGAACCCCGCACCACCCTGAATGTGGGGACGGTTTCCGGGGGCACCAGCGTGAACACCATTGCTGGACACGCCGAGTTCTTGCTGGATTTGCGTTCTCTGGATGTGCACAACCTGACCCATCTGGAAGCCCGTGCCCTGGATGTGATCCGCAATGCTGCCCGTGAAGTGGGGGCACATGTGGAACTGGATCGGGTGGGAAACCGTCCAGCAGGGGATTTGCAGAATCAGGACCTGGTGCGCCTGATCAAAATGGCAGGTTCCAGACAGGACCTGGAGTTCAGGCAGGTGGCCAGCAGCACCGATGCCAATGCCGCGGTGACCTACGGCATCCCTGCCGTGGCCATGGGGGTGTACCTGGGAGGCAATGCCCACCGCCCCGACGAATGGGTGCAGCCTTCCAGTCTGAAAGTGGGCCTGGGACTGCTGCAACACGTGGTGGACAGCTGGGAACGCCTGATGCCCTGA